A part of Miscanthus floridulus cultivar M001 chromosome 6, ASM1932011v1, whole genome shotgun sequence genomic DNA contains:
- the LOC136458059 gene encoding peroxidase 27-like yields the protein MRRQTAAASGGRGRGGDGVAAWRWWVGVVVLGHLLSCARAGLLESNPGLAYNFYQKSCPSVDSIVRSVTWAQVAANPALPARLLRLHFHDCFVKGCDASILLDNAQSEKTAAPNLSVGGYEVIDAIKAQLEKACPGVVSCADIMALAARDAVSYQFKASLWQVETGRRDGTVSMASNTGTLPSPFAGFAGLLTSFTNRGLNLTDLVVLSGAHTIGVASCSSVTPRLYQGNATAVDPLLDSAYAKTLMSSCPNPSPASATVSLDGGTPFQFDSGYYTRVQQNQGTLASDAALAQNAAASQMVADLTNPIKFYAAFSMSMKKMGRVDVLTGTNGQIRKQCRQVNTS from the exons ATGAGGAGGCAAACAGCAGCTGCTTCCGGGGGCCGGGGGCGAGGAGGCGACGGCGTTGCGGCGTGGCGGTGGTGGGTGGGCGTGGTGGTCCTGGGCCATTTACTGAGCTGCGCGCGGGCGGGGCTGCTGGAGTCCAACCCGGGGCTGGCCTACAACTTCTACCAGAAGAGCTGCCCCAGCGTGGACTCCATCGTCCGCAGCGTCACCTGGGCGCAGGTCGCCGCCAACCCCGCGCTCCCGGCTCGCCTCCTCCGCCTCCACTTCCATGACTGCTTCGTCAAG GGCTGCGACGCGTCGATCCTGCTGGACAACGCGCAGAgcgagaagacggcggcgccgaaCCTATCCGTGGGCGGGTACGAGGTGATCGACGCCATCAAGGCCCAGCTCGAGAAGGCGTGCCCGGGGGTGGTGTCCTGCGCCGACATCATGGCGCTGGCGGCGCGCGACGCCGTCTCGTACCAGTTCAAGGCGTCGCTGTGGCAGGTGGAAACCGGCCGCCGCGACGGCACCGTGTCGATGGCGTCCAACACGGGCACGCTGCCGTCGCCGTTCGCCGGGTTCGCAGGCCTGCTGACGAGCTTCACAAACCGCGGGCTCAACCTGACGGACCTCGTCGTGCTGTCGGGCGCGCACACCATCGGCGTGGCCAGCTGTTCCAGCGTCACCCCGCGGCTGTACCAGGGGAACGCCACCGCCGTGGACCCGCTCCTGGACTCAGCCTACGCCAAGACGCTCATGTCGTCGTGCCCCAACCCGTCGCCGGCCTCGGCGACCGTCAGCCTGGACGGCGGCACGCCGTTCCAGTTCGACAGCGGGTACTACACCAGGGTGCAGCAGAACCAGGGCACGCTCGCCTCCGACGCCGCGCTGGCGCAGAACGCCGCGGCGTCGCAGATGGTCGCCGACCTCACCAACCCCATCAAGTTCTACGCCGCGTTCTCCATGTCCATGAAGAAGATGGGCCGCGTCGACGTGCTCACCGGCACCAACGGACAGATCAGGAAGCAGTGCCGCCAGGTCAACACCTCCTGA